The Paracoccus sp. MC1862 genome includes a window with the following:
- a CDS encoding Ppx/GppA phosphatase family protein, with protein MTPRRPAGADASLAIAASLAVTRQPDEGSLYAALDLGTNSCRMLIARPTGSQFQVIDSFSKPVQLGHGLEASGRLSGQSMTRTVHALQVCRRKIEQHGVRRMRLVATEACRRARNSRDFLRLIRRETGLPLEIIAPEEEAQLAVISCAPLVSLRTEQLLVVDIGGGSTELVWIDLGDVEPAERPRAIMRLADGFGDRSPGSARVVDWISVPLGVATLRDQFDDVNDDPARFALMSWQFEQMLESFAPYATGSKADDKFQIIGTSGTVTTVAASHLGLKRYDRTKVDGLTMTTAQIDRVIQNYLALGPEGRRTDPRIGRERHALIMSGAAILQTLMRVWPTNRLSVADRGLREGLLYAQMVRDGVLTSDGLMGVA; from the coding sequence ATGACGCCCAGGCGTCCCGCGGGTGCGGACGCGTCCTTGGCCATTGCGGCCTCGCTTGCCGTCACCCGCCAGCCCGACGAGGGGTCGCTTTACGCGGCCCTCGATCTGGGCACGAACAGTTGCCGGATGCTGATTGCCCGCCCGACGGGCAGTCAGTTCCAGGTGATCGACAGTTTCTCGAAGCCGGTCCAACTGGGACACGGCCTCGAGGCATCCGGCCGTTTGTCGGGTCAGTCCATGACCCGGACCGTTCATGCGCTGCAGGTATGCCGGCGCAAGATCGAACAGCATGGCGTCCGCCGGATGCGGCTGGTCGCGACCGAGGCCTGCCGCCGTGCCCGCAACAGCCGCGATTTCCTGCGGCTGATCCGGCGCGAGACCGGCCTGCCGCTGGAAATCATCGCCCCTGAGGAGGAAGCGCAGCTTGCCGTGATCTCCTGCGCGCCGCTGGTCAGCCTGCGGACGGAACAGTTGCTGGTGGTGGATATCGGCGGCGGCTCGACCGAGCTGGTCTGGATCGACCTGGGCGACGTGGAACCAGCCGAGCGTCCCCGCGCGATCATGCGGCTGGCGGACGGCTTCGGCGACCGCTCGCCGGGTTCGGCGCGGGTGGTGGACTGGATCAGCGTGCCGCTGGGCGTTGCGACCCTGCGCGACCAGTTCGACGACGTGAATGACGATCCCGCGCGCTTCGCCCTGATGAGCTGGCAGTTCGAGCAGATGCTGGAAAGCTTCGCCCCCTACGCCACGGGTTCGAAGGCCGACGACAAGTTCCAGATCATCGGCACCTCCGGCACGGTGACGACCGTCGCGGCCAGCCATCTCGGGCTAAAGCGTTATGACCGCACCAAGGTGGACGGGCTGACGATGACGACGGCGCAGATTGACCGGGTAATCCAGAACTATCTCGCGCTTGGGCCCGAGGGACGTCGCACCGATCCGCGGATCGGGCGGGAACGGCACGCGTTGATCATGTCGGGCGCGGCGATCCTGCAGACGTTGATGCGGGTCTGGCCCACCAACCGCCTGTCGGTCGCCGACCGGGGGCTGCGCGAGGGGCTTCTTTACGCGCAGATGGTGCGCGACGGGGTGCTCACCTCGGACGGTCTGATGGGGGTGGCGTGA
- a CDS encoding RlmE family RNA methyltransferase: MATGSGGKGRGPVPGSRAGKGTSGRGQRDLRVRVKTAKGRKLSSTLWLERQLNDPYVARAKREGYRGRAAYKILELDDKYGFLKPGARVVDLGCAPGGWCQVAAGRVNALGEARGKPQGRVLGVDLQAVDPIAGAEIHQLDFLSDGADEQVKAWLGGRADVVMSDMAAASSGHKGTDHLRIVALVEAAADFAFDVLEAGGTFVAKVLAGGAEQGLQAILKQNFATVANVKPPASRSDSSEKFVVAMGFRGGRESIAQEPAVNASDESA; the protein is encoded by the coding sequence ATGGCGACGGGATCGGGTGGCAAGGGTCGCGGCCCCGTGCCGGGCAGCCGGGCGGGCAAGGGCACGTCGGGGCGCGGCCAACGCGACTTGCGGGTGCGGGTCAAGACGGCCAAGGGGCGCAAGCTCTCCTCGACCCTCTGGCTGGAACGGCAGTTGAACGACCCTTACGTCGCCCGGGCGAAACGCGAAGGGTATCGCGGCCGCGCCGCCTACAAGATCCTTGAACTGGATGACAAATACGGCTTCCTCAAGCCTGGGGCGCGGGTCGTGGACCTCGGCTGCGCGCCGGGCGGCTGGTGCCAGGTCGCCGCAGGCCGGGTGAATGCCTTGGGCGAGGCGCGTGGCAAGCCGCAGGGGCGTGTCCTGGGCGTGGACCTGCAGGCGGTCGATCCGATCGCGGGGGCCGAGATCCATCAGCTCGATTTCCTGTCCGATGGCGCGGACGAGCAGGTCAAGGCCTGGCTTGGGGGTCGCGCGGATGTGGTGATGTCGGACATGGCCGCCGCGTCCTCGGGCCACAAGGGCACGGATCATCTGCGGATCGTGGCGCTGGTCGAGGCTGCGGCCGATTTCGCATTCGACGTGCTGGAAGCGGGTGGCACCTTTGTCGCCAAGGTGCTGGCAGGCGGGGCCGAGCAGGGGCTGCAGGCGATCCTCAAGCAGAACTTCGCCACGGTCGCGAATGTGAAGCCGCCGGCGAGCCGGTCGGATTCATCCGAGAAATTCGTTGTTGCAATGGGCTTTCGCGGGGGCAGGGAGTCCATCGCCCAAGAGCCTGCCGTGAATGCCTCGGATGAAAGCGCCTGA